The following proteins come from a genomic window of Malus sylvestris chromosome 4, drMalSylv7.2, whole genome shotgun sequence:
- the LOC126619126 gene encoding phosphoinositide phosphatase SAC8, whose protein sequence is MDGGGSCSGGNFKLYEELELQEFQDQFVIKSVAAPDRGFSIDHRDGIIEPLNGDSSSSVSPSKTSTIYGVAGTIRLLAGNYVLVITSRTEVGNYLGFPVYRVNSMRFLSCNEGLKNSTAQEKKDEAYFMALLKTVQSTPGLYFSYETDITLNFQRRCKLVEGWMAKPIWKQADPRFVWNRNLLDELIEYKLDGFIIPLLHLSFQTAKLKLKGSPATLTIVSRRCTRRLGTRMWRRGANLDGDVANFIETEQLVEIEGFQSSLLQIRGSIPLLWEQIVDLSYKPQLRIIDHEQTSNVVERHFFDLSQRYGETMAVDLTDKHGDEGQLSMAFSAEMKNLPNLRYVSFDFHHVCGNSNFENLKFLYEQISEQFEKQGYFLVDAKGNILEEQKGIVRTNCIDCLDRTNVTQSYLAQKSLDAQLQRTGLLDSSESISMFAEDYQTFRALWAEQGDEISLEYAGTYALKGDLVRYGKQTFGGIIKDGMSALSRYYLNNFQDGIRQDAMDLISGRYTVRRDTSPFRAESFSFLPVASALLIGGLTLTSVTLQQAGRNAQQYMSSVLLAGVTAGVAVVVKANGRQFCSRPRLCRLV, encoded by the exons ATGGACGGCGGTGGATCTTGCTCCGGCGGAAATTTCAAGCTCTACGAGGAGCTGGAATTGCAGGAGTTTCAGGACCAGTTCGTGATCAAATCGGTCGCGGCTCCGGATCGAGGATTCTCCATCGACCACCGCGACGGCATCATTGAGCCGCTCAACG gcgattcttcttcttctgtaaGTCCTTCGAAAACCTCGACGATATACGGAGTGGCGGGAACGATCAGATTGCTTGCAG GAAATTATGTGCTTGTAATAACTTCGCGGACGGAAGTCGGGAATTATCTCGGCTTTCCTGTTTACAGAGTAAACTCGATGAGGTTTCTGTCCTGCAATGAGGGTTTGAAGAATTCAACTGCTCAGGAG AAAAAAGATGAGGCTTACTTCATGGCTCTTTTGAAAACAGTCCAATCAACTCCGGGGTTGTACTTCTCGTACGAGACTGATATAACACTCAA CTTTCAAAGACGATGTAAGTTAGTTGAAGGATGGATGGCCAAACCAATATGGAAGCAG GCTGACCCTCGATTTGTTTGGAACAGAAATCTTTTGGACGAACTGATTGAGTATAAG CTTGATGGGTTCATTATTCCTCTA CTACATTTAAGCTTCCAGACTGCAAAGCTAAAGCTAAAAGGCTCACCTGCCACACTTACGATAGTCTCAAGGAGGTGTACCCGACGTCTAG GGACAAGAATGTGGAGAAGAGGAGCGAATCTTGATGGAGATGTAGCTAATTTTATTGAAACTGAGCAGTTGGTGGAGATTGAAGGTTTCCAGTCCTCATTATTGCAG ATTCGGGGTTCAATACCGCTTCTTTGGGAGCAAATAGTTGACTTGAGCTATAAACCACAACTTAGAATTATTGATCATGAGCAGACG TCAAATGTTGTGGAGCGCCATTTTTTTGATCTTTCCCAAAGATACGGAGAGACAATGGCAGTAGACCTAACTGATAAA CATGGTGATGAAGGTCAATTAAGCATGGCATTTTCTGCTGAAATGAAAAATCTACCAAATCTGAG atacgtttcatttgactttcaTCATGTATGTGGTAACTCAAACTTTGAAAACCTAAAGTTTCTATATGAGCAGATCTCGGAGCAATTTGAAAAGCAAGG ATACTTCCTCGTAGATGCGAAGGGCAACATACTGGAGGAGCAGAAAGGAATTGTCAGAACAAACTGCATTGATTGCCTTGATAGAACAAATGTTACTCAG AGTTACTTGGCTCAGAAGTCTCTAGATGCACAGTTACAGAGAACTGGATTGCTGGATTCTTCTGAAAGCATTTCCATGTTTGCTGAAGATTATCAAACATTTAGAGCAT TGTGGGCTGAGCAAGGTGATGAGATAAGCCTCGAGTATGCTGGCACTTATGCCCTGAAAGGGGACCTGGTTAG ATACGGGAAGCAGACATTTGGAGGAATAATCAAAGATGGGATGAGTGCTCTTTCAAGATACTATTTGAATAACTTTCAGGATGGCATTCGGCAG GATGCTATGGATCTTATCAGTGGCCGCTATACAGTCAGAAGGGATACTTCACCATTCCGGGCTGAATCTTTTTCT TTTCTACCGGTGGCATCAGCTTTGCTAATTGGAGGGTTGACACTGACATCCGTCACACTTCAGCAAG CTGGTCGAAATGCCCAGCAATATATGTCTTCTGTTCTTTTGGCTGGGGTGACTGCTGGAGTAGCGGTAGTGGTGAAAGCTAACGGAAGGCAATTCTGTTCGAGACCTCGCTTGTGCAGACTTGTGTAA